The following proteins come from a genomic window of Sphingosinicella flava:
- a CDS encoding DUF6481 family protein — protein MSSYKDPSFQDRVGRALEAKRKALDALRSKAPVDEKVVAERQAVRARREAAEAEKREAKKAAESAAKEARALKAAEKAASIPAPPTEADRKAARDARYAARKSRK, from the coding sequence ATGAGTTCATATAAGGATCCGTCCTTTCAGGACCGGGTCGGCAGAGCCTTGGAAGCGAAACGGAAAGCGCTCGATGCCCTGCGTTCGAAGGCCCCCGTCGACGAGAAGGTCGTCGCGGAGCGGCAAGCGGTGCGTGCACGGCGCGAAGCCGCCGAAGCTGAAAAGCGTGAAGCGAAGAAGGCGGCGGAAAGTGCCGCCAAGGAGGCGAGAGCCCTCAAGGCCGCCGAGAAAGCCGCGTCGATTCCCGCGCCGCCGACTGAAGCGGATCGCAAGGCCGCGCGCGATGCGCGCTACGCGGCGCGCAAAAGCAGGAAATAG